The window ATTATAAAATATGGTTCACAGTCCTTGGTTTGAGTAACAGAGTACCACCCTACGCTGAACTGCCAGAGCGAGGCAATGTCGAAGGATTCGATGAGATGTGTTCGTACCCAGATTCAGCTAACGTCGCTACGTATGCGTGATCGATATCTCGCCCCGAGAGGTGGACGTAGCGTCCGGGGACACGTGACCCGCGTGCCCAGCCGAACCACTCACACATCTGCGCTTCTGTGAGATAGTTTGCGAGATACGTCGCGCGACTGTGTCTGAAATGGTGCGGGTTCACCGGCTTCTCGAGTAGATTATGCGGGAGTAGCTTCGCATACGAACTCCGGGAGCGGCGAATCCAGTTCGTCTCTTCCGGTTCTTCGCCGCCGTTCATCCATTTCCAGAGCTGCTTGATCGCTTGTTTGTACTCTATAACAGTAGCGTCCGTTGTGCCGCGGGTATACAGCCACGCAACGAGATCGACCAGGTCCTCCTTCTGGAGTTCGTCGAACCGTGCTTGACCGACCTGTTCTGCGAGGATCTTAAACCGAGACATGAGCTTCTGCTGTTGAGCGATACTGATGTCCGAGAGGATCATGTCGCGGTGATAGTCGTGGATGAGTTTCTTGTTCGCGGGGTGGATGCCCGACGATGCATCAATGTGTTCGAGCGTGCGGGCGACTGCGGCTTCGAAATCCATCGTCGGCATAAGAGATTCTGATAGGGCTCCAGCCGAGATAACCTGAGCGGCCCAGGATACCGATTATTTGGAGATCGGTTCACATACCTTCGACATAATCCGGCGGTTTCGAGGGGAAACCGCCGGGTTTCAGCGCTATTCAGCTAGTCGAAATCCGGTAAGTGCTCGCGGCGCTGCTGCATCTTCTGTTGGAGTGACCTTTTGTCGTAGCTGCGGTCGAGCACCGCCTGCGACACGTCCATCCTATCCGACACTACGCCGTCTGGCGTATCCTCACTCAGGAAGTGGGTAATCGCGCCACTTCGCACAGCGTGCGGACTCACTGAGTCCGGACACTTGCTGGCCGCATGCCGGATTTCTGTCGCCTCACATTCGTCGGGGTCGCGGCCGTGCGGGCACTCCCGGCCCGCCATGCAGGGACGCGACAGTTGGTACACGTGGTACCGGAACGTGTTGACGGTCATTCTGCCGAATTTCGTGGTTAGGAGTGGTTCACGGCCGTGGTCATCGGTGACGTCGTGCCGGTACGTCTCCACGTAGTCGTCGATCGTTGCGCACGCCGCGGCGGACAGCGCTATGTCACGCTCCCCGCCCTCGCCGTTCTTCAACGGCGTGTCGGTCTCTGGGCGGTGGCGGATGCTCGCGTACCCGGCCTGGGTGTGGACGTCATCCAGATCGAGCGCGCGGATTGAGCCGGTGCGCGCCCCGCTCTCCCAGAGTAGTCTGAGGATCGTATGCTGCGGGGTCGCGTACTCGTACTTATCTAGGAATTCGAGGATGTGCTGCGCGCGGTCCGGATGCAGGATCGCGTCACTGGACCGCTCGTCGGGTTCCAGGCGGGGTATGATGACACTCTCAGCGAGTCCATCCCGAACCGCGTCGATGGATTCGCAGAACCGCAGGAATACGCGGAGCGTATCCAGCTGGCTCTTCAGCGTCGTCTTCTTCACCTCCGACTTGCGACTCATCTTGTACCGCTGGAGATCCCGTCCGCTCAGCTCGTTCAGATTCTCGATGTCGTTCGCGTCGCACCATTCGACGAATCGTTCGACGCGATAGCCGTGCGACCGCAAGGTTGCATCGGAGACTTCGCCCCGTCGATTCTCTTGGAACAGCGCTTTGCCTTCCGCCGGAGTCAGTGGTTCGAGGTCGTCCATGGGTTCTAACTCGCTCCGGCTGGTACGAGTTAGTGCGCGCGGCGGCGCGGCCCGCGCCACACGGTCGGACGGCGCAGCACCGTGGTGGCCCGACCGCTCGGAAGCCCGGCACGGCGCGCGACCGCAGGGAGCGCGCCGCGCCCGGAACGTGGCAACCGGCACGGTTAGCGCCGGTGCCCCGTGGAAGCGGAAGCCCGCCCGAGCGGCCCGTTAGGGCCGCTCCGGCAGGAACCGACACCCGCGAAACCGAGTGGAGCGTGCCGGACAGAACGCCGGCCCACTTCCCGCATTTCTACACTCACGAGCGATGCGTCGGTTCGTTCGTCCGTCGTGTTTCGTGAGCGGTCTGTTTATCCGGGGTGGCGGCGGAGTGTGGGGTATGGATTCGGAGCTTTTGAGCGCGGACGCCGCGGTGG is drawn from Salarchaeum sp. JOR-1 and contains these coding sequences:
- a CDS encoding site-specific integrase, whose amino-acid sequence is MDDLEPLTPAEGKALFQENRRGEVSDATLRSHGYRVERFVEWCDANDIENLNELSGRDLQRYKMSRKSEVKKTTLKSQLDTLRVFLRFCESIDAVRDGLAESVIIPRLEPDERSSDAILHPDRAQHILEFLDKYEYATPQHTILRLLWESGARTGSIRALDLDDVHTQAGYASIRHRPETDTPLKNGEGGERDIALSAAACATIDDYVETYRHDVTDDHGREPLLTTKFGRMTVNTFRYHVYQLSRPCMAGRECPHGRDPDECEATEIRHAASKCPDSVSPHAVRSGAITHFLSEDTPDGVVSDRMDVSQAVLDRSYDKRSLQQKMQQRREHLPDFD